A genomic segment from Acidobacteriota bacterium encodes:
- a CDS encoding class I SAM-dependent methyltransferase produces the protein MKLYLPDYLEEIILHKIKKIDTIKLSKYVYSLTEDLIEIRESYFNDERKLLGYFAFFFPQSYLKLKYILEEIDFFFPEQFANPTQIICDIGSGIGPSTISLYDFFKKRNIGSEIFSIEKNKNAFEFQNILLEECLNLKNNSQKISLKNKSLEELVSEKKEKFTLIVLSLVLGEVLNQRGKRKAFNIIKEAIKKLLDENGILIIVEPATHSNSRNLINFRDEIIKSNPAYPILPCFHKNTCSIFPDKDDWCISTIPWEPPDFMKEINKYLWRDIGYLKFSYLVLKKGKFSSDINYLRALTPFLKEKGKGKVVVCSEKGKKIFERLERDQSESNREIETTWRGAVLGIENYEKKANFFRLKKDSKVKIFTF, from the coding sequence ATGAAGCTCTATCTTCCTGATTATTTGGAGGAAATTATTCTCCACAAAATAAAAAAAATTGATACGATAAAATTATCCAAATATGTATATAGTCTCACTGAAGACCTGATTGAAATAAGGGAATCTTATTTTAACGACGAGAGAAAACTTTTAGGATATTTTGCCTTCTTCTTCCCCCAGTCATACCTTAAATTAAAATACATTCTTGAGGAAATTGACTTCTTCTTTCCAGAACAATTCGCCAACCCCACTCAAATCATTTGTGACATTGGTTCTGGAATTGGCCCATCTACCATTTCTCTCTATGACTTTTTCAAGAAAAGAAACATTGGGTCTGAAATTTTCTCCATCGAGAAAAACAAAAATGCTTTTGAATTCCAAAATATTTTATTAGAAGAATGTCTCAATTTAAAAAATAACTCACAAAAAATCTCTTTAAAAAATAAATCTCTTGAGGAATTAGTCTCAGAGAAAAAAGAAAAATTTACACTGATAGTTTTATCACTTGTGCTTGGCGAAGTTTTAAATCAAAGGGGCAAAAGAAAAGCCTTTAACATTATAAAAGAGGCGATTAAAAAACTATTGGATGAAAATGGAATTCTCATAATTGTTGAACCGGCAACTCACAGTAATTCAAGAAATCTCATTAACTTTCGTGATGAAATCATCAAATCAAATCCTGCATATCCTATATTACCTTGCTTTCATAAAAATACATGCTCTATTTTTCCAGACAAAGATGATTGGTGTATAAGCACAATTCCCTGGGAGCCTCCGGATTTTATGAAGGAAATCAATAAATACCTCTGGAGAGACATAGGTTATCTTAAGTTTAGTTATCTTGTTCTTAAGAAAGGGAAATTCTCTTCTGATATAAATTACTTAAGGGCTTTGACTCCTTTTCTAAAAGAAAAAGGAAAAGGCAAGGTTGTGGTTTGCTCTGAGAAAGGGAAAAAAATATTTGAAAGGCTCGAAAGAGACCAATCTGAAAGTAACAGAGAA
- a CDS encoding PEGA domain-containing protein, producing MKKGTKLVTVVISVVFVSYLFVSCATLFKGTSEEINFNSDPTGAQVFINGNFTGTTPLSIKLESKKTYTIEFQKKGYAPQTVTITNRVGTVWIILDVLGGLIPVIIDAATGAWYVLDQKNVNAILQKIEKNQQ from the coding sequence ATGAAAAAAGGAACTAAATTGGTTACAGTTGTAATTTCAGTGGTTTTTGTCTCATATTTATTTGTAAGTTGTGCAACGCTTTTCAAAGGAACATCAGAAGAAATTAACTTCAATTCTGATCCGACCGGTGCTCAAGTTTTTATAAATGGAAATTTTACCGGGACAACACCTTTATCTATTAAATTAGAATCGAAGAAAACGTACACAATTGAATTTCAAAAGAAGGGTTATGCTCCACAAACAGTTACCATTACAAATCGTGTGGGAACTGTATGGATAATCCTTGATGTCTTAGGTGGGCTTATTCCTGTAATAATTGATGCAGCAACAGGAGCATGGTATGTTCTTGACCAGAAAAATGTAAATGCCATACTTCAAAAAATTGAAAAAAATCAACAATGA